From the Comamonas antarctica genome, the window TCCAGATGGAGTTCGATGTCAACTACGCGCTGCGCGATATCGTCGCCGACCGCTTCGACGCCGGTGTGCGCCTGGGCGGCACCATCGACAAGGACATGATCGCGGTCGCCATCAGCGCACCGTTTCGCATGGCGGTCGCCGGTTCGCCGGCCTACTTCGAACAGCACTCGGTGCCGAAGACGCCGCGCGATCTCACCGGCCACAATTGCATCAACCAGCGCATGCAGACCGCGGGCGGGCTGTTCACCTGGGATTTCGAGCGCCGCGGCAAGCCGCTGAACGTGCGCGTCGAGGGCCAGACCATCTTCAACACCACGCCCGGCATCGTCGACGCGGCCTTGGCCGGCCTGGGCCTGGCGCATCTGCCCGAGCAAGAGTTCGCGCCGCATTTCGCCCAAGGCCAGTTGCTGCGCGTGCTCGAGGACTGGTGCCCGCTGCTGCCGGGTTTCCATCTCTACTATCCGAGCCGGCGTCAGCCTTCGCCCGCGTTCTCGCTGGTGCTCGATGCACTGCGCGCCGCGCCCCTGAGCTGATGGCCTTCAGCCGCGCAGTGTGCGCGCCAACAGCGCCAGCAAGGCCTGCCAGCCGCGCTCGGCGCAGGCTGCGTCATGCACCGGGAAGTCGGGCACCATCCAGCCGTGGGGCGCGGGGTATTGCTCGCTTGCATAGCGCACGCCCGCCGCCGCCAGCGCCGCCTCGAAGCGCTGCGCCATGGCCGGCGGATAACTGTCATCGTTCTCGGCACTGGCAATGTAGACCTCTGCCTTGAGCGCCGGAACAAGCCAATGCGGGCTGGCCGGCGCGTCGGTGGCCAGCCGGCCGCCATGGAAGCTGGCCACGGCGGCAAAGCGCGCCGGATGGCGCGCGGCCGCGGCCAGGGCCAGGCCGGCGCCCATGCAAAAGCCCACGGCGCCGACCTGGCGGCCCGCCACATCGCTGCGGGTATCGAGGTAGGCCAGCAGCGCGTCGGTGTCGCGCGCGGCCTTGTCGGTGCCGGTGGTGGCAATCAGCGGGCCCAGGATCGCACCCGCATCGCCCTGGAAAACCTCGGCCGGCACCAGCGGCGCATAAGGACCGAAGCGGTAGTAGAGATCGGGCAGCAGCACCACATAGCCGCCCTCGGCCAGCTTCCTGGCCATGTCGCGCATGGCCGGGCGCATGCCGCCGGCATCGCCATGGAAGATCACGGCCGGCCAGGGGCCCGCGCCCTCCGGCGTGAATACATCGGCCGGGCATTGGCCGTCCAGGGTCTGGATCACTATGGGTTCTACGGGCATGCAAGCTTTCGCAAGGGCAAAAGCCTATGCTACGGCCAACGCAGAGCAAGGGGCCGTCACGCCTTGAAATACGCGCGCAGGAAATCGCCGAGCTGCTGCGCCGCGGGCGTGGGCCGCTCGGCGGGCAGCAGCAGGCCCAGCGGCTCCATCGGCGCGCTGCCGGCCACCTGCAGTTCGACGATCTCGCCGCTGCGCAGCAAGGGCCGCAGCATGGTCAGCGGCAGCACCGTGAGCAGGTCATGGTTGAGCAGCAGCCACCAGAGCATGGTCGCGGTGCGCGTGACCAGGGGATGCAGCTGCAGCGGCTGGCGGCAACGCGCCGAGATGCTGTCGAGCTGCTCGCGCGCGGCCGAACCCGAGGGCAAGGCCATCCAGACGGCGCTCTCGAGTGCGTCGCGGTCCGCCGCGCCGCGGCGCGCCAGCGGATGCCCGGCGCGGCAGACGATCGCAAACCGGTCTTCCAGCAGCGCGTGGAACACCCAGCCTTCGGGAATGACCGGCGGGCGCCGGCAGGCCACGAGATCGACCTCGCCGCGCGCAATGGCCTGCAACTGCTCGTCGTTCTCCGCCTCGCGCAGGTGGATCTGGATCTGCGGCCAGCGCACATGGAAAGCCGACAAGGTGTCGATCAGCAAGCCATTGGTGGCGGAGATCGATGCCGCCAGCCGCACTTGGCCTTCGCCCTGGCGCTGGCGCGCCTCCACCGCCTGGGCCGTGTCGCGGATGCCCAGCAGCATCTGGCGCGCCAGCGGCAACAGGTCAAGGCAGGCCGGCGTCGGATGCACGCCCTTGGCATGGCGCTGGAACAGTGGCGTCTCCAGCAGTGCCTCGAGATAGGCCAGCGTCTGCGTCACCGAGGACTGGGTGACGCCAATGGCGTCAGCGGTGCGCTGGATGCTGCCCAGCTCGGCGAGCTTGAGCAGGATCTGGATATGGCGGAACTTGCCGCGCGCCAGCAGGCGGTTGAGCAGTGTGGTGGCGGTCGCGGGCATCGTATTAGTCTAGCTAATAGCCGGTGCGAAAAAGTAATTTGGCAGCGCCGGCCGGCACGCCGATGATGCCGGCAGACGACGACACAGGTACGCCCACGTACCGGCAAAAGGAGACAAGCATGAACCGATTCAGCCGCAGAAGCGCCTGCCTGGCATTGTCCGGGCTGGCCAGCCTGGCCCTCGCCGCACCCGCCCTGGCCCAGACCCCGGCCGACAGCTGGCCCAGCCGCGCCATCCGCGTGATCGTGCCGACGCCGCCCGGAGGCGCCTACGACGCCACCATGCGCCCGCTGGCGCAGGAACTCTCGCAAGCGCTCAAGCAGCCGGTCGTGGTGGAGAACCGCCCCGGCGCGGGCAACATCATCGGCGCCCAGGCCGGCGCGGCGGCAGCGCCCGACGGCTACACGCTGACCATGACCGGCATGGTCAACACGATTGCCGCCGGCATCTACGACAAGCTGCCCTTCGACATCGTCGGGGATTTCAGCCATGTCGGCTCGATCGGCGCGGCCGCGCAGTGGCTGGTGGTGCGCAGCGATGCGGGTTTCGGCTCCCTGCAGGAACTGCTGGCCAAGGCCAGGGCCGAGCCCGGCAGGATCAACTACGCGAGTTCGGGCAACGGCAGCACCGGCCATCTGCTGGTGGAGCTGCTGCAGCGCAGCGCCGGCATCCAGCTGATGCATGTGCCCTACAAGGGCGGCGCCCCCGCGCTGCAGGATGTGCTGGGCGGCGTGGTGTCGGTGATCGTGGTGCCGCCCAACACCGCCATCCCGCATGTCAAGGCCGGCAAGCTCAAGCTGCTGGCGGTATCGACGGCGCAGCGCAATTCCGCCTATCCCGATGTGCCCACCTTCGAGGAGCTGGGTTTCGCGCAGATGACGGTGAGTTCCTGGGTCGGACTGTCCGCGCCCAAGGGCACACCGCCGGCCGTCGTGCAAAAGCTCAATGCCGCGATGGCGGCCAGCCTGGCCAAGCCGGCGCTGCGCACGCGGCTGGAGAACGACGGCATGACGCCGCTGACCATGACCGCGGCGCAGTTCAGCGACCTGGTGCGCAGCGATGCCCAGCGCTGGATACAGCTCACGCGCAGCCTGAACATCAAGGCCAACTGACCCCTCCCACTCCCTCTGACTGCCATGCCATTTATCGTTTCCCACGGCCGCAAGATCTATTACGAACGCCACGGACAAGGCCCGGCGCTGCTGTTTTGCCATGGCGCGGGCTCCAACGCCGCCACCTGGTGGCAGCAGCTGCCGGTGTTCGCGCGCGAATTCAGCTGCCTCGCCATGGACCTGCGCTGCTTCGGCCGCTCCGTCGCGCCGCTGGACGAATTCGAGTTCGCGCTGTTTGTCGACGATGCGCTGGCCGTGCTCGATGCCGAGCATGTCGAGCGCGCGGTTGTCATCGGCCAGTCGCTCGGCGGCATGGTGGGCGTGCGCCTGGCGCTGCAGCATGCGCCGCGGCTGTCGGCCTTTGTCGCCTGCGACACCTCGCTGACCATCGACCACCCGGCGCTGCTCGACGCCATGGCATGGCGCGTGACGCGCGTGCAAGCGCTCAGCGTGGAGCAGCGCTCGCTGGGCCGCTGGTTCATTGAACAGCACCCCGACCGCGCCGCGCTCTATGCGCAGATCAACCATTTCAATCCCAGCGCCCATACCTACGACAGCGACGCCTGGGGCGCGGCCGTGACCGGGCTCATGGCGCCGCGCAATCTGCTGCCGCTTGCCGCGCTGGCCGGCATTGACTGTCCGACGCTGTTTGTCGTCGGCAGCGAGGACCCGCTGGTGCCCATCGAGGCCATGCAGGCGTTCGCGCAGCAAGTGCCGGGCAGCGAACTGCGCGTGGTGGAGGGCGCGGGCCACTCGGCCTACTTCGAGAAGCCCGTGGAATTCAACGAGAATGTGCTGGCATTCCTGCGCCGCCATCTTCTGCGCTAGTTGCCTGCGGCAACGGCGCGCCTGCCGATGAATACCGAGTTCACGTCCGCCCGCCACCCTCCCACCACGTTGCCGCTGTACAGCGCCCTGGCCCATGCGGGCGCGGCCAGCGTGCAGCAGCTGGAGCAGCGCGGCTTCAATGCCTGGCCCGCGCCGCGCAGCGCGGTCATGGGCGACTGGCTGCTGCGCAGCGCCGGGGGTTACACCAAGCGCGCCAACTCGGCCAATGCCCTGCAGCCCGGGGCCGCGCTGACGCCGCAGCTGCTCCAGCAGATCGAAGCCCACTACGCACGCCAGCAGCTGGCCTGCATTTTCCGGCTCAGCCCGCTGGCCGATGCGGGCGTCGAGGCGCTGCTGCAGGCCCGCGGCTATCGCGCGATCGAGCCCTCGCTGCTGATGCAGCGCGCCACGCAGGCCGAAGACAGTCGCTGGCAGCCGGCGGCGCAGGTGCAGCTGCAGTCGCATTCCGCGTTGCAGACCAGCTGGCTTGACGGCTATTGCGCGGCCAGCGAGCACCCGCCGCAGCAGCAGCCCGCGCACCGCGCCGTATTGGAGTCGATCGGCATGCGCTGCGCCTATCTCACGCTGGCGCAGCACGGCGCGGTCCGCGCTTGGGGCCTGGCGGTGTTCGAGCGCGATGCCGTGGGCCTCTACGAAGTGCTGGTGCATCCCGCGCACCGCGGCCAGGGCCTGGGGCGGCAGATGGTCCTGGCCCTGCTGCAGTGGGCCGCGCGGCAAGGCGCAACCCATACCGATCTGCAGGTCGGCGGCGGCAATCTGCGCGCGCAGCAGCTTTACACCGGCCTGGGCTTTGCGCCGGTCTACGGCTACCACTACCGAGTGCAGGCCTGAAGCCTGCGATCAGCCGCGGCGCGCGGCCTCGATGGCGGCAATGTCGATCTTCTTCATGGTCATCATGGCTTCGAAGACGCGCCGCGCCACGGCCGGGTCGGGATCGGTGGTGCCCTCGGTCAGCACGCGCGGCGTGATCTGCCAGGACACGCCCCAGCGGTCCTTGCACCAGCCGCATGCGCTTTCCTGGCCGCCGTTGCCGACGATCGCATTCCACAGCCGGTCGGTTTCCTGCTGGTCGTCGGTGGCGATCTGGAAGGAGAAGGACTCGTTGTGCCGGAACTGCGGCCCGCCGTTGAGGCCCAGGCAGGGAATGCCGGCGACGGTGAAATTCACCGTGAGCACATCGCCCTGCTTGCCCGCGGGATAGTCGGCCGGCGCGCGGTGCACGGCCTGCACGGCGCTGTCGGGAAAGGTCTGGGCGTAGAAGCGGGCGGCTTCTTCGGCCGTGCCGTCGTACCAGAGGCAGAGGGTGTTCCTGGGGATCATGGCGGCTCCTGGAGGTGCTGGAGGGCAGGACGTTCATGCTTCGACGCGGCTCACCACGAACGGTTGAACCGCGCGCCTGGAGCCTGGATCGATTGTCATTTGCCATTTCCATGCTGGCTACCCGGTCCCGCATGCGCAGCAGGGAGATTGCTCCACCCGCAGAATTCAAGCGCAAGAATCGGAGTGCTTGCGGCCCCATTCGGCGCTATCGTGCCGACACCCATTGCACCCCAGGAAGCGAGCATGCACCCCCTCCCCCCCCACACGCCCCGCTATGCCACCGACGCGCAGCGCTGGCAGGCGCTGCTGGAACGCGATGCACAGGCCGATGCGCACTTTGTCTACGCGGTGAAGACCACGGGCGTCTACTGCCGGCCCAGCGCGGGCGCCCGGCTGCCGCGGCGCGAGAACGTCATCTTCTTCGAGTCCGCGCAGGCGGCCCAGGGCGCCGGCTTTCGCGCCAGCCGGCGCGCGCAGGGCGACCAGACGCTCGCGGCCTGCGCCCGCGCCGAGGTGGTGGCCGCAGCGTGCCGGAGCATGGACGCCGCCGACAGCGCACCGAATCTGGCGACGCTGGCGGCGCAAGCCGGGCTCAGCACATTTCATTTCCACCGCGTGTTCAAGGCCGAGACCGGCCTCACGCCCAAGGCCTATGCCAGCGCCGCGCGCGCGCGCCGGCTGCGTGCGCAACTGGACGCGCCCGAGGCGTCGGTCACCGACGCGATCTATGGCGCGGGCTTCCAGTCCAGCAGCCGCTTCTATGAAACCGCGGGCCAGCGGCTGGGCATGGCGGCGCGCGACTACCGGGCGGGCGGCGCGGGCGCGGCGATACGCTTTGCCATCGGCCAGTGTTCGCTGGGCGCGATCCTGGTGGCGCAAAGCCAGCGCGGGCTCTGCGCGATCTTGCTGGGCGACGACCCGCAACGGCTGCTGCGCGATCTGCAAGACCGCTTCCCCAAGGCCGAGCTGACAGGCGGGGATGCCGGTTTCGAGCAGCTGGTGGCGCAGGTCGTGGGCTTCATCGAGGCGCCGTCGCTGGGCCTGCAGTTGCCGCTCGATGTGCGCGGCACGGCCTTCCAGGAGCGCGTGTGGCAGGCGCTGCGTGAAATTCCGCCGGGCAGCACCGTGAGCTATGCGCAGCTGGCCGCGCGCATCGGCGCGCCCAAGGCGGTGCGCGCCGTGGGCAGCGCCTGCGGCGCCAACCCGCTGGCGGTGGCCATTCCCTGCCACCGCGTGCTGCGCAGCGATGGCGATCTGTCCGGCTACCGCTGGGGCGTGGAGCGCAAGCGTGCACTGCTGCTGCGCGAGGCCGAAGGCCAGCGTGACCTGCTGGAGCGCGCTCAGAACAGTTGAACCGGCATTTCCGCCTGCACGCGGATCTGGTCGATATTCGCCTCGCCCTGCGCCGGGTTCACGCGGTGCACGCCGTAGCGCAGCAGCAGCGCCAGGCCCTTCGCCGCGCCCTGGCGCAGCGTATAGCGCAGCAGCAGGTCGCGCTCCCAATGCCGGCCGTTGCTGCCCGCGTAGCCCAGGTAGCTGGCGTAGATCGGCGTCAGCCGGCTGTTGTCAATGCCGGTGCCGCGCGTATAGGCGATACCCGCGCTCAGGCCGGGCGCGACCAGCGTGGCGAGATCGACGTCGTAGCGCAGCTGCCACGACGCCTCGCCTGGGCCGTTGAAGTCCGACAGCTGCATCGCGTTTTCGAGCCAGATCGAGCCACGGTTGACATAGTCGAACGGCGTGTCGCCATGGACCTTCTGATAGCCCAGGCCAAAGCGGTGTATCCCGGTGGCGTAGCTGCCCATCAGGCTGAACGTGGTGTTGTCCACCACGCCGGCGCGCGCCTGGCCGGTATCGCGGTTGCGGTAGAGATTGAAGCTCAACGCCAGCGCCTGCTTGTGCGCCAGCTCAAGCTGGTAGGCGCTGCCCAGATACCAGGTGTTCCAGTAATCCTCATATTGGCCGGCATAGCTGCTCAGGCTCCAGTGCTTGACCGGCGTGGTCCAGGTGCCGCCGAAGAAGCTGAAGGCGTCGCCATTCGCGCCCGAATAATTGGCCAGCAGCTTGCCGCCATTCTTGCGGCTGTTGCGGTCGGCCCAGGCCGTGAAGCGCCCCGCCTGCAGTGCCAGCGAGGGAATATCGCTGCTGCTCAGCAGCCAGCCGCGATTGGTTTCGGGCAGCAGCCGCGTGTCGGAGGAATTGAAGATCGGGTTGCGCGTGCGCATTTCGCCGAGCCGCAGTTCGGTGGACGACACGCGCAGCTTGAGCGCCGCGCCCGCGCGGCCAAAGCTGCGCGGGATGTCCTGCCCGTTCTTGGCGACATAACGCGGTGTCGCGCGCGCGCTGTCCGGCTGGGTATCGATGTTGATGGCGCCATGCACATGCGCGTCGATGCCCAGCCCCACCGCGCCCTGCGTATAGCCCGACTGCAAGTTCAGCATCAGCCCGTAGCCCGACTCGCGTGCCCGGGTCTTGCCGCGCGCGCCA encodes:
- a CDS encoding LysR family transcriptional regulator, producing the protein MLRRNFNDLLSFVTVAREGSFTRAASVLGVTQSALSQAIGGLESRLEIRLLTRTTRSVSLTAAGERLLATLGQRFDEIEVELDALTALRNKPAGRVRITCGEQVLRGVLLPKLTPLLRDYPDIQMEFDVNYALRDIVADRFDAGVRLGGTIDKDMIAVAISAPFRMAVAGSPAYFEQHSVPKTPRDLTGHNCINQRMQTAGGLFTWDFERRGKPLNVRVEGQTIFNTTPGIVDAALAGLGLAHLPEQEFAPHFAQGQLLRVLEDWCPLLPGFHLYYPSRRQPSPAFSLVLDALRAAPLS
- a CDS encoding dienelactone hydrolase family protein — encoded protein: MPVEPIVIQTLDGQCPADVFTPEGAGPWPAVIFHGDAGGMRPAMRDMARKLAEGGYVVLLPDLYYRFGPYAPLVPAEVFQGDAGAILGPLIATTGTDKAARDTDALLAYLDTRSDVAGRQVGAVGFCMGAGLALAAAARHPARFAAVASFHGGRLATDAPASPHWLVPALKAEVYIASAENDDSYPPAMAQRFEAALAAAGVRYASEQYPAPHGWMVPDFPVHDAACAERGWQALLALLARTLRG
- a CDS encoding LysR family transcriptional regulator; the protein is MPATATTLLNRLLARGKFRHIQILLKLAELGSIQRTADAIGVTQSSVTQTLAYLEALLETPLFQRHAKGVHPTPACLDLLPLARQMLLGIRDTAQAVEARQRQGEGQVRLAASISATNGLLIDTLSAFHVRWPQIQIHLREAENDEQLQAIARGEVDLVACRRPPVIPEGWVFHALLEDRFAIVCRAGHPLARRGAADRDALESAVWMALPSGSAAREQLDSISARCRQPLQLHPLVTRTATMLWWLLLNHDLLTVLPLTMLRPLLRSGEIVELQVAGSAPMEPLGLLLPAERPTPAAQQLGDFLRAYFKA
- a CDS encoding Bug family tripartite tricarboxylate transporter substrate binding protein, with amino-acid sequence MNRFSRRSACLALSGLASLALAAPALAQTPADSWPSRAIRVIVPTPPGGAYDATMRPLAQELSQALKQPVVVENRPGAGNIIGAQAGAAAAPDGYTLTMTGMVNTIAAGIYDKLPFDIVGDFSHVGSIGAAAQWLVVRSDAGFGSLQELLAKARAEPGRINYASSGNGSTGHLLVELLQRSAGIQLMHVPYKGGAPALQDVLGGVVSVIVVPPNTAIPHVKAGKLKLLAVSTAQRNSAYPDVPTFEELGFAQMTVSSWVGLSAPKGTPPAVVQKLNAAMAASLAKPALRTRLENDGMTPLTMTAAQFSDLVRSDAQRWIQLTRSLNIKAN
- a CDS encoding alpha/beta fold hydrolase, coding for MPFIVSHGRKIYYERHGQGPALLFCHGAGSNAATWWQQLPVFAREFSCLAMDLRCFGRSVAPLDEFEFALFVDDALAVLDAEHVERAVVIGQSLGGMVGVRLALQHAPRLSAFVACDTSLTIDHPALLDAMAWRVTRVQALSVEQRSLGRWFIEQHPDRAALYAQINHFNPSAHTYDSDAWGAAVTGLMAPRNLLPLAALAGIDCPTLFVVGSEDPLVPIEAMQAFAQQVPGSELRVVEGAGHSAYFEKPVEFNENVLAFLRRHLLR
- a CDS encoding GNAT family N-acetyltransferase gives rise to the protein MNTEFTSARHPPTTLPLYSALAHAGAASVQQLEQRGFNAWPAPRSAVMGDWLLRSAGGYTKRANSANALQPGAALTPQLLQQIEAHYARQQLACIFRLSPLADAGVEALLQARGYRAIEPSLLMQRATQAEDSRWQPAAQVQLQSHSALQTSWLDGYCAASEHPPQQQPAHRAVLESIGMRCAYLTLAQHGAVRAWGLAVFERDAVGLYEVLVHPAHRGQGLGRQMVLALLQWAARQGATHTDLQVGGGNLRAQQLYTGLGFAPVYGYHYRVQA
- a CDS encoding VOC family protein, translated to MIPRNTLCLWYDGTAEEAARFYAQTFPDSAVQAVHRAPADYPAGKQGDVLTVNFTVAGIPCLGLNGGPQFRHNESFSFQIATDDQQETDRLWNAIVGNGGQESACGWCKDRWGVSWQITPRVLTEGTTDPDPAVARRVFEAMMTMKKIDIAAIEAARRG
- the ada gene encoding bifunctional DNA-binding transcriptional regulator/O6-methylguanine-DNA methyltransferase Ada, translating into MHPLPPHTPRYATDAQRWQALLERDAQADAHFVYAVKTTGVYCRPSAGARLPRRENVIFFESAQAAQGAGFRASRRAQGDQTLAACARAEVVAAACRSMDAADSAPNLATLAAQAGLSTFHFHRVFKAETGLTPKAYASAARARRLRAQLDAPEASVTDAIYGAGFQSSSRFYETAGQRLGMAARDYRAGGAGAAIRFAIGQCSLGAILVAQSQRGLCAILLGDDPQRLLRDLQDRFPKAELTGGDAGFEQLVAQVVGFIEAPSLGLQLPLDVRGTAFQERVWQALREIPPGSTVSYAQLAARIGAPKAVRAVGSACGANPLAVAIPCHRVLRSDGDLSGYRWGVERKRALLLREAEGQRDLLERAQNS
- a CDS encoding OprD family outer membrane porin — its product is MALKRYSLGAGSAALLCLCGPVLAGAQDTATGLIEGAQLQMQNRLVYEQLDYRHGSSFRATNGARGKTRARESGYGLMLNLQSGYTQGAVGLGIDAHVHGAINIDTQPDSARATPRYVAKNGQDIPRSFGRAGAALKLRVSSTELRLGEMRTRNPIFNSSDTRLLPETNRGWLLSSSDIPSLALQAGRFTAWADRNSRKNGGKLLANYSGANGDAFSFFGGTWTTPVKHWSLSSYAGQYEDYWNTWYLGSAYQLELAHKQALALSFNLYRNRDTGQARAGVVDNTTFSLMGSYATGIHRFGLGYQKVHGDTPFDYVNRGSIWLENAMQLSDFNGPGEASWQLRYDVDLATLVAPGLSAGIAYTRGTGIDNSRLTPIYASYLGYAGSNGRHWERDLLLRYTLRQGAAKGLALLLRYGVHRVNPAQGEANIDQIRVQAEMPVQLF